Proteins encoded by one window of Azospirillum thiophilum:
- a CDS encoding zinc metalloprotease HtpX, with translation MSAVRLNDQERRRHKLRNALQSVLLVGSLTLLAAAIGWVLFGPAGLLWVVILLGTALAFSPTVSPQVILGLYRTRRLGRVELPEVQDALATLARRAGLPAVPELHYLATPVPNAFAVGSARSSAIVLTDGLLRAMSLRELAGILAHEVSHVRNHDLLIMGLADIISRVTGAMATTGVVLLVFSLPAMLMEQAGFPWLPILLLLAAPTVNTLIQLGLSRTREFDADLDAAALTGDPAGLASALAKLQRYDPGFWERVLFPGRRNPQPSVLRTHPATEERIGRLLSLQQTMPVQPGPGALPVTLPGRLPPPTHRPRWRSSGLWH, from the coding sequence ATGTCCGCGGTACGCCTCAACGACCAGGAGCGTCGCCGTCACAAGCTCCGCAACGCCCTGCAGTCCGTTCTGCTGGTGGGGAGCCTGACCCTGCTCGCGGCTGCCATCGGCTGGGTGCTCTTCGGCCCGGCGGGGCTCCTGTGGGTGGTCATCCTCCTCGGTACGGCGCTGGCCTTCAGCCCCACCGTCTCGCCCCAGGTCATCCTGGGGCTCTACCGGACCCGCCGGCTGGGCCGCGTCGAGCTGCCGGAGGTTCAGGACGCCCTCGCCACGCTCGCGCGGCGGGCCGGGCTGCCCGCCGTCCCCGAACTGCATTACCTCGCGACCCCGGTGCCCAACGCCTTCGCCGTCGGCTCGGCGCGGAGCAGCGCCATCGTCCTGACCGACGGCCTGCTGCGGGCGATGAGCCTGCGCGAGCTCGCCGGCATCCTGGCGCATGAGGTCAGCCATGTCCGGAATCACGACCTGCTGATCATGGGGCTGGCCGACATCATCAGCCGGGTCACCGGAGCAATGGCGACCACGGGGGTCGTCCTGCTGGTCTTCAGCCTGCCGGCGATGCTGATGGAACAGGCGGGGTTTCCCTGGCTGCCGATCCTGCTGCTGCTGGCGGCGCCCACCGTCAACACGCTGATCCAGCTCGGCCTGTCGCGGACGCGGGAGTTCGACGCCGATTTGGACGCGGCGGCGCTCACCGGGGATCCCGCCGGGCTGGCCTCCGCCCTGGCGAAACTCCAGCGTTACGATCCGGGATTCTGGGAGCGCGTGCTGTTCCCCGGCCGGCGCAATCCGCAGCCGTCCGTGCTGCGCACCCACCCGGCCACCGAGGAACGCATCGGGCGTCTTCTCTCGCTCCAGCAGACCATGCCCGTGCAGCCCGGTCCCGGCGCGCTGCCGGTCACGCTTCCCGGCCGGCTTCCGCCGCCCACCCATCGACCGCGCTGGCGGTCGTCGGGGCTCTGGCACTGA